DNA sequence from the Brachybacterium avium genome:
CTCGATGACGACTCCGGCCGGCCGCTGGACGCGCTCCGGGAGCAGATCGACGGTCGCCTCACGGAAGGTGAGGGTCTTGCCGAGGTTGTGATGGGAGTAGGCCAGGCAGATGGCGACCACGCAGTACATAGCCCAGGCCGTCAGCCCCCAGTGGAAGTACGTCCACACGATGCCGCCCTGACCGGGGTTGCCGGCATCCGCCACCACCGGAGCGCCGTCCTGCAGCAGGATCGGTTCGGCGATCGACCAGAAGATCAGGCCGATCCCCTGGCCGCAGGCGAAGAGCATGGAGTACCAGGCGAACTTGCCGTGCTCGGGCCGGGCCTTGGGGCCGCCCAGTCGGATCGAGCCCATCCTGCTCAGGCACAGCCAGGTGCACACGCCGAAGGCGATCAGCGAATAGGCGACGAACCACCAGGTGAATCCGCCGGTGACGAAGGTGCGCAGGCGGCCGATTACCGCCGCGGCGCCATCGGGGTCCGCGATCACCGCGATCACCGCAGCGAGGATCAGCAGCGGCGGCAGCACCATGATGATCCCGCGGTCCAGCGGCGGGATCAGCCGGCCGCGGAAGCGCGGGAGGACGACAGTGCTGCCGCGCTCCGCCTCGGCACCCTCCTCGCTGGCCGTGACGGTGGGGGCGGCATCGACCGGCTCCCGGTCGTCGTCCGGCGGAGAGCTCTCGTGGTCTGTGGAATCGGATGTAGGCATCTGGACGTCCTCCAACGGCGCTGTTGTGGGCTGGCTCCCCGGTGGGACGGGGTCGCAGCTCCTTCCGACGACCTGTTGCATCATGGGCAACTCGGTTGCGGCACATCTTTGCAGTGACCGGCCTCACGGTCAACCCTCCGACGGCACCCGTGCGTGCTCTCCACAGCACGGGCGCCGCGGCGCTCACATGGGCTCCTTGACCCCTCGTCGGATCAGCCACGCGTTGACCGGATAGCTGCACAGGAAGCCGAACACCATGGCGATCTGCATGAAGAACCAGTAGGCGGGGGTCGACGGCGGCGCATGCCCGTCGAGCCAGTGCGGCAGCACGGCGAGCTGGACGATCGCCATGAACCCGATCATCCCGACCTGCCAGGCGGCGATGGAGGCCACGTCCGCCTTCAGCGCGGCGAGGAGCCCCTGGACGAGTCCCAGCTGGCGCATGGGCGCGATCGCGAAGTACTGCAGGACCACCCCGAACACGAAGGCCAGGACGGTGCCGACGACCCAGCCCCCGTAGACCTCGTGACGCAGCAGCGCGACCGGCACCAGCGCGGGCAGCAGCGCCATCAGCACGTCCGCGGCGTGGTCATCGGCACCTCCTGCGCCCCCGGGTTCGGGTCCTCGGGTCACGCCCCGATCATCTCGAGGACCGCCGCGCGAGGGAAGTCCCCGATGGGCGAGGCGGCCACCCGGGAACCGCACCCGGGGTGATCAGGCGGCCGCGCGCCGCAGGTCGTGATGGGCGGTCTCGCGGGCGATGAGCACCGCGATCAGGGAGACTGCGGCCGCGGCCATGAGGTACCACGCAGGGGCGATCGTGCTGCCGGTCATCCCGATCAGCAGCGTGGCGACGAACGGAGCCGTGCCGCCGAAGATCGCATTGGACAGGTTGAAGCTGAC
Encoded proteins:
- a CDS encoding DUF4396 domain-containing protein — protein: MTRGPEPGGAGGADDHAADVLMALLPALVPVALLRHEVYGGWVVGTVLAFVFGVVLQYFAIAPMRQLGLVQGLLAALKADVASIAAWQVGMIGFMAIVQLAVLPHWLDGHAPPSTPAYWFFMQIAMVFGFLCSYPVNAWLIRRGVKEPM